DNA sequence from the Pedobacter schmidteae genome:
TCCATATAAGATTATGGTAACCGGGAGGATCAAACATTTTATTTCTGCATTTGGAGAACATGTAATTGGCGAAGAAGTAGAGCATGCCTTACTTTCGGTAGCCAATGCAGAAGGAGTTGGCATTACCGAGTTTACGGTTGCCCCACAGGTAAGTACACCTGCTGGAGAATTGCCTTACCATGAGTGGTTTATTGAGTTTTCGGTGCCACCTGCAGATATAACTGCTTTCAGTAAAAAAGTAGACGAAGCCTTGCAAAAGAAGAATATTTACTATTTTGACCTGATTGAAGGTAAAATATTACAGCCGTTGATTATTCGTTCCTTACGAAAAGATGCCTTTGTGAGCTATATGAGAGCACAGGGTAAGTTGGGCGGGCAAAATAAGGTGCCGCGCCTGGCCAACGACAGGAAGATAGCGGATGATTTAGGTGATTTTATAAATCGTCATAATGGCGAAGAACAGGGAGAATTTAATTGAAAAATATATCCATTTTAGGTGCTACGGGCTCTATTGGTACCCAGGCTTTAAATGTTATTGAGGCCAATCCGGGGTTATATAAAGTTGTTGCGTTGACGGCAAATGGCAATGCCACACTGTTAATTGAACAAGCTTTAAAGTTTAAGCCTGCTTTGGTTGTTGTAACGGATGAAAATAAATACCAGACCGTAAAACAAGCCTTATCTGGCACTGATATTGAGGTCTTAGCAGGAGAAACAGCCTTGTGTGAGGCTGCTGTGGTTGATGCTGCGGATATGGTGTTGACGGCTATCGTGGGCTCGGTAGGCTTAAGACCAACCGTAGAGGCGATAAAAGCAGGAAAAGACATCGCACTGGCTAATAAGGAAACCCTGGTGGTAGCGGGCGATTTGATTACTACACTGGCTAAAACACATGGGGTAAAGATTATTCCGGTTGATTCGGAGCATTCTGCTATTTTTCAATGCCTGGTAGGCGAACCGGCGGGTTCAGTAGAAAAAATATATCTTACTGCTTCTGGTGGTCCGTTTAGAGGGAAAGATTCTTCTTTTTTAAAGAATGTAACGAAAGCGGAAGCATTGAAACATCCGAACTGGGTGATGGGTGCAAAAATTACTATTGATTCGGCGTCGTTGATGAACAAGGGACTTGAGGTTATTGAGGCCCGATGGTTGTTTGACCTGGAAGTTGATCAGATTGATGTGATTGTACATCCTCAATCTATTGTGCATTCGTTGGTACAGTTTAACGACGGATCGATGAAAGCACAAATGGGGCTGCCGGACATGAATTTGCCTATTCACTATGCACTGGCCTATCCGGAGAGAATAAGAAGCGACTTTAAACGTTTCAACTTTATGGATTATCCGGAGTTAAATTTTTATAAAGCAGACCAGGAAACTTTCAGGAACCTGGGGTTGGCTTATACTGCATTGCGTAAAGGCGGCAATATGCCCTGTATCGTTAACGCAGCAAATGAGGTGGTGGTAGAGGCATTTTTGCAGGAAAAGATTGGTTTTTTGCAAATGAGTGATGTGATTGAGGCCTGCATGGAAGGGATTAGCTTTATCGAGCAACCCAGCCTGAACAATTATTTAGAAACAGACAGGCATACGCGTATATTTGCAGGTCAACTGGTAACAAATTAGAATTTTTAAGATCAAAATAGAACATTAAAAGAAAAATATGAGTGGATTGATTATGGCGGCCCAGTTGCTTCTGGGATTATCGATATTGGTAATTTTACATGAGTTAGGCCATTTTTTGGCTGCACGTGCCTTTGGAATTAAGGTAGAGAAGTTTTACTTATTTTTTGATGCCTGGGGTGTTAAACTGTTTAGCTTTAAAAAAGGCGATTGCGAATATGGAATAGGTTGGTTGCCATTGGGTGGATATGTGAAAATTGCGGGGATGATAGATGAATCGATGGATACGGAGCAGATGAAACAACCTGCTCAACCGTGGGAATTCAGATCTAAACCAGCTTGGCAGCGTTTAATTGTGATGCTTGGTGGTGTAGTGGTAAACATTATTGTAGGTATCTTCATTTTCTGGATGATGACCTTTAAATATGGGGAAAGTTATATTGCGAACAGCTCTGTAGTTAGTGGGATCAATCCGGGTAGTATTGGTAAAGAAATCGGCTTACAGAAGGGCGACCGGGTAATTGCGGTAAATGGAAATAAAGTAATCCGTTTTGAGGAACTGATTAGCTCGAAGGTATTGCTGGGCAATACAAATCTGACCATTGTTCGTGGCAATAAAACTATGGACATTAAAGTTCCGGATAATATTTTGAATAAGGTTTCTGATTTGGGAATTGAAGAATTTATTAGCAGAACACCACTTTTAACGTCTACACTGGATACTATTGTACCAGGAAAAGGGGCTGCCGTGGCAGGCTTAAAAAAAGGAGATAGGATTACAGCAATAAACGCTATACCTGTGAAGTATGATGTAGATGTGAGAGCTTTGATTCCGAAGTTTAAAGGGAAAACTGTCAATTTTGATGTGAATAGAGGTGCTGAACATTTGAGTCTTGCTGTTCCGGTAGATACTGCCGGTACCATAGGGATTAATTTTAACCTGAATGAAATTAAGGAAGAAACCATTAAATATGGTTTTTTTGCAGCGTTGCCGATTGGTGTTGATCAGGCCTGGAAAACCTTTAGCGACAATGCAAAGGGAATATGGAAGGTGCTTACCGGTAAAATAAAAGCGAATAAGGCATTTTCTGGTCCGGTAGAGATAGCGCGTAAGGTTTATGGTGGTGAGTGGATCTGGGCAAGATTCTGGGCTTCTACGGGCTTTATTTCAATTGCGCTTGCATTTATGAACCTGTTGCCTATTCCTGCACTGGATGGTGGGCACGTAGTGTTTCTGATCATTGAAATGATAAAAGGAAAACCATTGGGCGATAAGTTTATGGAACGTGCTCAAATTGTAGGCTTTGTAATGTTACTCTCGCTAATGGTATTTGTGCTGGGGAATGATATTTTTAAGGCTTTCTTTAAGCATTAAAGTAAATGATGGATTATTTTGAATTTTATGGTCTGCCGGTTAGTTTAAATCCTGATCCTGCGACCATAAAACAACAATTTTATAAATTGAGTAAACAGTATCATCCTGATTTCTATATTAATGAAAGCCAGGAGAAACAAGCTGAAGTACTTGAGCTGAGTACACTGAACAATAAGGCTTATCAGGTGTTGAGCGATCCACA
Encoded proteins:
- a CDS encoding 1-deoxy-D-xylulose-5-phosphate reductoisomerase — protein: MKNISILGATGSIGTQALNVIEANPGLYKVVALTANGNATLLIEQALKFKPALVVVTDENKYQTVKQALSGTDIEVLAGETALCEAAVVDAADMVLTAIVGSVGLRPTVEAIKAGKDIALANKETLVVAGDLITTLAKTHGVKIIPVDSEHSAIFQCLVGEPAGSVEKIYLTASGGPFRGKDSSFLKNVTKAEALKHPNWVMGAKITIDSASLMNKGLEVIEARWLFDLEVDQIDVIVHPQSIVHSLVQFNDGSMKAQMGLPDMNLPIHYALAYPERIRSDFKRFNFMDYPELNFYKADQETFRNLGLAYTALRKGGNMPCIVNAANEVVVEAFLQEKIGFLQMSDVIEACMEGISFIEQPSLNNYLETDRHTRIFAGQLVTN
- the rseP gene encoding RIP metalloprotease RseP; its protein translation is MSGLIMAAQLLLGLSILVILHELGHFLAARAFGIKVEKFYLFFDAWGVKLFSFKKGDCEYGIGWLPLGGYVKIAGMIDESMDTEQMKQPAQPWEFRSKPAWQRLIVMLGGVVVNIIVGIFIFWMMTFKYGESYIANSSVVSGINPGSIGKEIGLQKGDRVIAVNGNKVIRFEELISSKVLLGNTNLTIVRGNKTMDIKVPDNILNKVSDLGIEEFISRTPLLTSTLDTIVPGKGAAVAGLKKGDRITAINAIPVKYDVDVRALIPKFKGKTVNFDVNRGAEHLSLAVPVDTAGTIGINFNLNEIKEETIKYGFFAALPIGVDQAWKTFSDNAKGIWKVLTGKIKANKAFSGPVEIARKVYGGEWIWARFWASTGFISIALAFMNLLPIPALDGGHVVFLIIEMIKGKPLGDKFMERAQIVGFVMLLSLMVFVLGNDIFKAFFKH